CGCGTCGCGCACAAGACCATCCGCGAGTACCTCGGTCCCACACGTATCCCGATCCTTTCGGAAGAGGGTCGGAAGATGCGCTACGAAGAGCGCCGCAACTGGGAGCTTTACTGGCTGGTCGATCCGCTGGACGGCACGGTCGAATTTATCAAAGGCAACAACGAATTTACGGTCAACATCGCCCTGATGGAGAATAACGTCTGCATGGGGGCGGTTATTTATGTTCCCTATTTCGAAAAGATGTACATTGCGGGCCGCGATTCGGGTTCGTACCTCAAGGAGCATATCGCGCCGGACGCCGCCGCGGAGTATACCTACGACGAGATCGTCCGCAATTGGACGCCGCTGCCGCTGGCCGGGGAGGGGCCTCACGACCATCCGCGCGTGGCCCTTTCGCGTTCGCACCAGACGCCCGAGACCCGTGAGCATGTCGCCCGCCTTCGCGAGCGGCACCCCGATCTGGAGATCGTCGAGCAGGGCAGTTCCTACAAATTCTGCCTGCTGGCCGAAGGCCGCGTCGACTACTACGTCCGCACGACGCACACCTACGAGTGGGACACGGCGGCGGGGGAGCTGATTCTCGCCGAGGCCGGCGGCAGCACCCGTACGCTTCCCGACGGCCGGGAGCTGCTCTACAACGAGGAGGACCTCCGCAATCCGTGGTTCGTCTGCCGGTCGAAGTTCTCGAAGATATAGGTGGTTTTGCGAGCCGGTTTTCGTTCTGCGCCGGTTGCGTTCGATCGTCGCCTCTGCCGCCTGCGGCGGTATTTGCAGCAGCGGTTGGCCGGGATCGGACCGGCGAATGCCTGTCTGCTTTTCGGGTCTCTCCTATGAATTCTTGCTGATATGCTCGATGTCGCAGGCGCCGCAGTTGCCCGAGCAGCCCGCGACGCCCTGTCCGTCGGAGCAGTCGGCCCCGCCGTCCGCTTCGCGCGTCTCGTGCACGGCGCATTTGATGCCGAGTTTCTGCATGTTTTTATTGGTCGATATTTCCGAGTCGATGTTGTGCCCCTTGATCATCAGCGTGAGGGACATGCCCAGTACGAACAGCCCGACGGCGAGTATGGCGCAAAGCAGGAGGATTAACCACGTTGGCATAGGATTCCGTTTTTTTACTACCCGAAATTTGGGGTTTCGGGGACAAATGTATACATTTGTAAGATAAATTGCAAAAATGTTGCCCGGACCTTCCGGGCGACGTATTGTGCTGACTAAACAGACGCAACTATGAAAATCGTGATAGCGGGTGCCGGCGAGATGGGCAGTCACCTGGCCCGTATGCTCAGCGGCAACGGCCACGACATCACCATCATCGACAGCGACCAGAAGCTGCTCTCCGAGGTGGGCAGTCTGGCCGACGTGATCACCGTCGAGGGCGACTCGACGACCTTCGCCGTGCTGCGCGAGGCTTCGGTGCGCAAATGCGACCTGTTCATCGCCGTCAACCACGAGGAGAACGACAACGTCGTGGCGGCGATGCTGGCCAAGAAGCTCGGTGCGCGGAAATCCATCGCCCGCATCGACAACAACGAATACCTCGAACCCAACAACAAGGAGATGTTCATCGACATGGGCATCGACTACCTGTTCTACCCCGAGAAGGTCGCGGCCCGCGAGGTGATCAACCTGCTGGGACACACTTCGACCACGGAGTACGTCGATTTTTCGAGCGGCAAACTCTCGCTCGTGGTTTTCCGTCTCGAACCGGCCTCGCCGCTGGTGGGGGAGGTGCTCACGGGCTTCGACGACGACCAGGCCCCGTTGAGCTACCGCACGGTGGCCATCACGCGCGGCGGGCAGACGATCATTCCGCGCGAGGGCGAACAGTTCATGGAGGGCGACGTGATCTATGTCATCGCGCGTCAGGACGCCGTGCGGGAGGTGATGGAGTTTTCGGGCCAGTCGAACATCGAGATCAAGAACATGATGATCCTCGGCGGTTCGCGCATCGGCATCCGCATCGCCACCGAGTTGCAGGACGAGGTGAACATCAAACTGATCGACTACAACGCCGAGAAGGCCTACCGGCTGGCCGAGACGCTCGACAAGACGCTGATCATCAACGAGGACGGCCGCAACACCGAGGCGATGATGGAGGAGGGGCTTTCGAACATGGACGCCTTCGTTGCCGTGACGGGGCGCAGCGAGACCAACATCCTGGCGGCGATGCTCGCCAAGCGCATGGGGGTCAAGAAGGTGATCGCCGAGGTCGAGAATCTCAATTACATAAATCTCGCCGAGTCGATCGGCATCGACACGATCATCAACAAGAAGCTGGTTACCGCGTCGAACATTTTCCGCTTCACGATGTCGACCGACGTGCAGGCCATCAAATGCCTAACGGGGAGCGACGCCGAGGTGCTGGAGTTCATCGTGAAACCCAACTCCCCGGCCACGAAGGTGCGGATCAAGGACCTCGGGCTGCCGGAGGATACGATCATCGGCGGCATCGTCCGCGGCGACAAGGTTTTCATCGCCGTCGACAACATGGAAATAATCCCCTACGACCGCGTGGTGGTCTTCGCCATGCCCGGTTCGGTGGGGAAGGTAGGGTATTATTTTAATTAAGAATTCACAATTCAGAATTCACAATTCTGAATTGCAGCGCATCATGTCTTTTCGAAACATAATTCTCAAAGCCTGGTTCTCGCAGCGCGAGCGGGCCATCGACCGTTTTCGCCGCCGTCCTGTCGAGACGCAGGCGCGGATGTTCCGGCAGCTGCTGCGCCGGGGACGCTTCACGGAGTTCGGCGACCGCTACGACCTGCGGCATATCCGTTCGGTGGAGCGGTTCCAGTCGCAGGTGGAGACTTTCGACTACGAGACCTTCAAGCCCTATATCGAACGGATGATGGAGGGCGTGCGGAGCGTCACGGCTCCGGGTCGGGTGTCGCTGTTCGCCCGTTCGTCGGGCACGACCTCCGACAGGAGCAAATACATTCCCGTGACGATGGAGTCGCTGTGGTGGAACCATACGCTGGGCATGCGCGACGTGGCGACGGTCTTTTCGGCCAACAATCCGAAGACCCGCGTTTTCGAGGGCAAGACCCTGACGCTCGGCGGGTCGTGCAGCCGCGAGGGCCGCAACCTGGTCGGCGACCTCTCGGCGCTGCTGATCCACGAGACGACCTTCTGGAGCGGCTGGTTCCGGGCGCCGCGGACCGAGACGGCGATCATTCCCGATTTCGACGAGAAGTGCGCCGCCATCTGCCGCCAGTGCGTCGGCGAACCGATCACGGCCTTTGCGGGCGTCCCGTCATGGAACCTCGCGCTGATGCGCCGCGTGCTGGAGTATACGGGCCGGAAAAATCTGCTGGAGGTGTGGCCCGGGCTGGAGATGTTCGCCCACGGAGGCGTGGAGTTCGCGCCCTACCGGACGTCGTTCGAGGAGCTGATCCCTTCGGAGAAGATGAAATACATGGAGACCTACAACGCTTCGGAGGGATTCTTCGCCATGGCCGACGACCCCTCGCGCAGCGACATGCTGCTGATGCTGGATTACGGAACCTTCTTCGAGTTCCGCAGCGGGACGCAGATCGTGCCGCTCGAAGGCGTGGAGTGCGGCAAGGTCTACGCCGTGCTGATCACCTCGAACAACGGCCTGTGGCGTTACGAGATCGGCGACACGGTGGAATTCACCTCGACGAATCCCTACCGCATCCGCTTCGCGGGCCGCACGCGGCAGTATATCAACGTTTTCGGCGAGGAGCTGATCGTCGACAACGCCGAGCATGCGCTGCTGGCCGCCTGCCGGAAGACGGGGGCCGTCGTGAGCGAATACAGCGTCGCGCCGTGCTACATGTCGCTCCGCGAACGGGGCGCGCACGAGTGGATCGTGGAGTTCGAACGCGAGCCGGACAGCCTCGAACGTTTCGCCGAGGCGCTCGACGGGGAGTTGCGGGCCGTCAATTCGGACTACGACGCCAAGCGGCGGACCACGCTCGAACGCCAGCGCCTGACGGTCGTGGAGCGGGGGCGGTTCCTCGCGTGGATGCGCGCGCGGGGTAAAAACAAGGTTCCGCGGCTGGTGAACGACCGCCGCGTGGCCGACGAGATACTGGCTTTTCAGACCGAACAGACCCCTTGAGGCTGTCTGTCCGCATTTTGGCCGCGCTGCGAGAAGCCCCACCCGAGGGCCGTTTAAGAAACGGCTTTTGGGAATGGAAGCGTGGAATTGAGTCCGGATGCAGTGACTTTGCATCGCCCCTGAATCCCGGCTTTTAGCCGGGTGGAGTCAGGCTTGTAAAACGAGGCCGAAGGCGGCGGGATATGCGCTTCGGAGACCGGAAAACGAATGAGAAACGTAAAATAACACCTATACTGCCATGTACATAGCCATAGCCGGAAACATCGGGAGCGGCAAGACGACGCTTACCCAGATCCTTACGAAGCGCTACGACGCCAAGTGCTACCTCGAGGAGTGCGACAATCCCTATATCGGCGACTTCTACGAGGATATGAACCGCTGGGCGTTCAATCTTCAGATTTCGTTCCTCGGGAGCCGCATCCAGCAGACGATGGGCATGATCTCCGACTGCAAGTCGGGGGTGATCTTCCAGGACCGCACGATCTACGAGGATGCGCACATCTTCGCCGACAACCTGCATGAAATGGGGCTGATGGCCACGCGCGACATCGAGACCTACATGAAGATTTTCCGGCTGGTGACGACGCTCATTCCCAAACCCGACCTGCTGATCTACCTCAAGGCGAGCGTCCCGACGCTCATTTCGCAGATCCGCAAGCGCGGCCGCGAGTACGAGATGAACATCGACGAACTGTACCTCAAGCGGCTGAACAACAAATACAACCACTGGATCGACACCATTTACGAGGGCGAGGTGCTCGTCGTGGACAAGGACCACGAGGATTTCGTCTCGAACCCTGCGGTGCTGGAACGGATCTGCGCGCGCCTCGACGCGCTCAAAGCGAAGAAATAGCGCATGACGCTGCCTGCGAAATTCGTGGAGCGGGTCCTGCGCGACCTCGGCGGGACGGAGGGCGCGGCCCTCTGCGCGGCGCTCGACGCGGAGCCGCCGGTATCGGTGCGGCTGAACCCTGCCAAGACCGGGGCGGACACGCTTCCCGCCGGACCTGACGCCGGGCTTCCCGTTCCGGAGGCTGCGGGGCTTCCCGCCCTGGCGATCGCCGGGCGCGTGCCGTGGAGCCGTGACGGGCGTTACCTCGCCGTGCGTCCCTCCTTCACGCTCGATCCCGACTTCCATGCCGGGGCCTACTATGTCCAGGAGGCTTCGTCGCAGTTCGTGGGACACCTGCTCGCTGCGGTCCGCACCGAAGGGGCGCGCATCCTCGACCTGTGTGCGGCTCCGGGCGGCAAGACGACGCTCTACGCCTCGCTGGCCGGACCCGACGGGCTGGTCGTCGCCAACGAGATCGACCGCCGCCGCGCCTCGGTGCTGGCGGACAACGTGCGCAAGTGGGGTACGGGCAACGTGGCCGTCACGACCTGCGAGCCGCGTGCGCTGGGCGATTTCGAGGCGTGGTTCGACGTGGTGGCCGTCGATGCCCCCTGCTCGGGCGAGGGGATGTTCCGCAAGGACCCCGACGCCCGCGGCGAATGGAGCGAAGGCAACGTGAAACAGTGCGCCGCGCGGCAGGATGAAATCCTGCGCGAGGCGTGGCGGGCGCTGCGGCCGGGCGGCACGCTCGTTTACAGCACCTGCACGTTCAACCGCGACGAGGACGAAGGCGCGCTGGAGCGGATGGCGGCGTGGGCCGGCGACGAGATCGCCGAGTCGGAAGAAACGGCTGTGGAAGATGCGTGGGGCATCGTTTGCGGGCGTGTCGGAGCGTTCCGCACGTTCCGGTTCTATCCCCACCGGACCTGCGGCGAAGGGTTCTTCGCCGCCGTGGCCCGCAAATCGTTCGACGCCGGGGGGCGCGTGCGCGCGCCGAAGGCGCGTCGCACGGTATTTGCGGCCGTGGACCGGAAGAC
This Alistipes shahii WAL 8301 DNA region includes the following protein-coding sequences:
- a CDS encoding 3'(2'),5'-bisphosphate nucleotidase CysQ — encoded protein: MINDKVRMYLLPPLFNAAVRAGASIMRVYKNLDDYDISLKDDKTPITLADRVAHKTIREYLGPTRIPILSEEGRKMRYEERRNWELYWLVDPLDGTVEFIKGNNEFTVNIALMENNVCMGAVIYVPYFEKMYIAGRDSGSYLKEHIAPDAAAEYTYDEIVRNWTPLPLAGEGPHDHPRVALSRSHQTPETREHVARLRERHPDLEIVEQGSSYKFCLLAEGRVDYYVRTTHTYEWDTAAGELILAEAGGSTRTLPDGRELLYNEEDLRNPWFVCRSKFSKI
- the trkA gene encoding Trk system potassium transporter TrkA, with product MKIVIAGAGEMGSHLARMLSGNGHDITIIDSDQKLLSEVGSLADVITVEGDSTTFAVLREASVRKCDLFIAVNHEENDNVVAAMLAKKLGARKSIARIDNNEYLEPNNKEMFIDMGIDYLFYPEKVAAREVINLLGHTSTTEYVDFSSGKLSLVVFRLEPASPLVGEVLTGFDDDQAPLSYRTVAITRGGQTIIPREGEQFMEGDVIYVIARQDAVREVMEFSGQSNIEIKNMMILGGSRIGIRIATELQDEVNIKLIDYNAEKAYRLAETLDKTLIINEDGRNTEAMMEEGLSNMDAFVAVTGRSETNILAAMLAKRMGVKKVIAEVENLNYINLAESIGIDTIINKKLVTASNIFRFTMSTDVQAIKCLTGSDAEVLEFIVKPNSPATKVRIKDLGLPEDTIIGGIVRGDKVFIAVDNMEIIPYDRVVVFAMPGSVGKVGYYFN
- a CDS encoding GH3 auxin-responsive promoter family protein, with the protein product MSFRNIILKAWFSQRERAIDRFRRRPVETQARMFRQLLRRGRFTEFGDRYDLRHIRSVERFQSQVETFDYETFKPYIERMMEGVRSVTAPGRVSLFARSSGTTSDRSKYIPVTMESLWWNHTLGMRDVATVFSANNPKTRVFEGKTLTLGGSCSREGRNLVGDLSALLIHETTFWSGWFRAPRTETAIIPDFDEKCAAICRQCVGEPITAFAGVPSWNLALMRRVLEYTGRKNLLEVWPGLEMFAHGGVEFAPYRTSFEELIPSEKMKYMETYNASEGFFAMADDPSRSDMLLMLDYGTFFEFRSGTQIVPLEGVECGKVYAVLITSNNGLWRYEIGDTVEFTSTNPYRIRFAGRTRQYINVFGEELIVDNAEHALLAACRKTGAVVSEYSVAPCYMSLRERGAHEWIVEFEREPDSLERFAEALDGELRAVNSDYDAKRRTTLERQRLTVVERGRFLAWMRARGKNKVPRLVNDRRVADEILAFQTEQTP
- a CDS encoding deoxynucleoside kinase; amino-acid sequence: MYIAIAGNIGSGKTTLTQILTKRYDAKCYLEECDNPYIGDFYEDMNRWAFNLQISFLGSRIQQTMGMISDCKSGVIFQDRTIYEDAHIFADNLHEMGLMATRDIETYMKIFRLVTTLIPKPDLLIYLKASVPTLISQIRKRGREYEMNIDELYLKRLNNKYNHWIDTIYEGEVLVVDKDHEDFVSNPAVLERICARLDALKAKK
- a CDS encoding methyltransferase RsmF C-terminal domain-like protein; protein product: MTLPAKFVERVLRDLGGTEGAALCAALDAEPPVSVRLNPAKTGADTLPAGPDAGLPVPEAAGLPALAIAGRVPWSRDGRYLAVRPSFTLDPDFHAGAYYVQEASSQFVGHLLAAVRTEGARILDLCAAPGGKTTLYASLAGPDGLVVANEIDRRRASVLADNVRKWGTGNVAVTTCEPRALGDFEAWFDVVAVDAPCSGEGMFRKDPDARGEWSEGNVKQCAARQDEILREAWRALRPGGTLVYSTCTFNRDEDEGALERMAAWAGDEIAESEETAVEDAWGIVCGRVGAFRTFRFYPHRTCGEGFFAAVARKSFDAGGRVRAPKARRTVFAAVDRKTAGELARWVRNPGGMRFAAVADTCYAWYAAQADAVRTLSEALPVIYSGVALGQVFKGVLKPDPALAFFDGLNRGALPAAELDDEETLRFLRRQDIAAGGLAEGMNLVCSRGRALGFAKRIGARVNNLYPNSLRIIKQ